The following are encoded together in the Chrysoperla carnea unplaced genomic scaffold, inChrCarn1.1, whole genome shotgun sequence genome:
- the LOC123304839 gene encoding uncharacterized protein LOC123304839, whose product MNKRKLENNSHLEVLQKKLKKYQHLIDQEMSSNLVDDSVDNSSSEDSDVDDQDQSSKSDIEMENASDKNLKASVELQETKGSEVPTLSESVLQILGSEKRLLKDKCFVLHPELASCWKDLLASGMNKEDKSKMIETYPNKGNCPLIAPTLNPELLPLLHKTAKSRDKFFANHQDVCGRSLVAIGTAICNILNDEEEPVDKEQLLKLLCDSSSMMCDLFFQLSKSRRAQLYSCVDGKRKSVLEDSPTDEFLFGIDLAKRIKNALAVEKTSLSLKNQTPRRDSNRPKNSLNWRSPSASRISPSQTGYRRHFNKSSAANNHNQITTRSRSGNQLPPAQNAQTQKK is encoded by the exons atgaataaacgtAAATTGGAAAACAATTCTCATTTGGAGGtactccaaaaaaaattaaaaaaatatcagcaTTTAATTGATCAGGAAATGTCATCAAATTTAGTCGACGATTCTGTTGATAATTCTTCATCTGagg ACTCAGATGTTGACGACCAAGATCAGAGTAGTAAATCTGATATTGAAATGGAAAATGCCTCAGATAAAAACTTGAAGGCGTCAGTGGAGTTGCAGGAGACGAAGGGTTCTGAAGTTCCCACCCTCAGTGAATCGGTGCTCCAAATCCTGGGCTCGGAAAAGAGACTTTTAAAGGATAAATGCTTTGTTTTGCACCCTGAACTAGCGTCATGCTGGAAAGATTTATTAGCTTCAGGCATGAACAAAGAAGATAAGTCTAAAATGATTGAAACTTATCCTAACAAAGGAAACTGTCCTCTAATTGCACCAACTCTCAATCCGGAATTACTCCCTCTTTTACATAAAACGGCTAAATCTcgtgataaattttttgctaatcaTCAGGATGTGTGTGGCCGTAGTTTAGTGGCTATTGGTACAGCCATCTGCAATATTTTGAATGATGAAGAGGAACCGGTAGATAAGGAACAGCTTTTAAAGCTTCTTTGTGACTCCAGCAGCATGATGTGTGACCTGTTTTTCCAGTTGTCCAAATCCAGACGTGCACAATTGTACTCATGTGTTGATGGAAAAAGGAAGTCTGTTCTTGAAGATTCACCCACAGATGAATTTCTTTTTGGCATCGACCTTGCTAAAAGAATTAAGAATGCCTTAGCTGTTGAAAAAACAAGCttgtctttaaaaaatcaaactccACGAAGAGATTCAAATCGACCTAAAAACTCTTTAAACTGGAGAAGCCCGTCTGCTTCAAGGATCAGCCCCAGTCAGACGGGCTACAGACGTCACTTCAACAAATCATCAGCTGCAAACAATCACAATCAAATCACAACTCGATCCCGATCAGGGAACCAACTCCCTCCAGCTCAAAATGCTCAGACACAGAAGAAATAA